One window of the Zea mays cultivar B73 chromosome 3, Zm-B73-REFERENCE-NAM-5.0, whole genome shotgun sequence genome contains the following:
- the LOC100279534 gene encoding Glucosidase 2 subunit beta precursor, which produces MRRLLGGSLVLCIAAVVESKPPLDSLGIPPQDEAYYIGGVIKCRDGSGRFSRDQLNDDFCDCPDGTDEPGTSACPEAKFYCKNAGHTPVTIFSSRVNDGICDCCDGSDEYDSNVTCKNTCWEAGKVAREKLKKKIATYENGVVIRKQEVERAKEAFAKDEADLAKLKGEEKMLQGLVDKLKEQKKLIENAEEEERLRKEKEEKRTKEEDEKQAAVEKGALDASRDVDSKEIHDHLQEGENKHDGHATGHDNHVTESRASIEQHGSVSKDGISVEGGTVDELPQESAAPTIEKDSSPDNPEGLSREELGRMVASRWTGESVTEVSKDDKKGHEDQQEIPEPAEEALEDELEIPEPAEENYGGYHSEVEDDRRKYEDEEFYHESEDEYVDDHDEHVESYKSDDDQKDLTEPGHASWLDKVQQTVQNVFQKFNSFKTPVDLSEASHVRKEYDDASSKLSKIQSKISSLAEKLKHDFGNDKEFYSFYDQCFETKEGKYTYKVCAYKKASQAEGHSSTNLGRWDKFEDSYRVMHFSSGDKCWNGPDRSLKVRLRCGLSNELNDVDEPSRCEYVAVLSTPAVCVEEKLKELQNKLDAMSLKQPGHDEL; this is translated from the exons ATGAGGCGCCTCCTCGGCGGCTCCCTCGTCCTTTGTATCGCCGCGGTGGTGGAGTCCAAGCCGCCTCTCGACTCTCTGGGCATACCACCGCAAG ATGAGGCGTACTACATAGGCGGCGTGATCAAATGCAGGGACGGATCGGGCAGGTTTTCCAGGGACCAGCTCAACGACGACTTCTGCGACTGCCCCGACGGCACCGACGAGCCCG GGACATCTGCATGCCCTGAGGCGAAATTCTACTGCAAGAATGCAGGCCACACTCCAGTCACGATCTTCTCGTCACGAGTGAATGACGGCATTTGTG ATTGCTGTGATGGGAGTGATGAATATGACAGCAATGTCACCTGTAAGAACACTTGCTGGGAGGCTGGAAAGGTGGCAAGGGagaaattgaagaagaaaattgcTACATACGAAAATGGTGTTGTTATTCGGAAACAGGAAGTTGAAAGGGCAAAAGAGGCTTTTGCTAAAGATGAAGCAGATTTAGCAAAATTGAAGGGCGAAGAGAAAATGCTCCAAGGACTTGTTGATAAACTCAAAG AGCAAAAGAAATTAATAGAGAATGCAGAGGAAGAAGAGCGTTTAAGAAAAGAGAAGGAAGAAAAGAGAAcaaaagaagaagatgaaaagCAAGCTGCTGTTGAAAAGGGAGCGCTTGATGCCTCTCGGGATGTAGATTCTAAGGAAATTCATGATCATCTGCAAGAAGGTGAAAACAAG CATGATGGACATGCAACAGGCCATGATAATCATGTAACAGAAAGCAGGGCATCTATTGAGCAG CATGGTTCTGTAAGCAAAGATGGTATTAGCGTTGAAGGTGGAACTGTAGATGAATTGCCGCAGGAGTCTGCAGCACCTACCATAGAGAAG GATTCTAGCCCTGACAATCCTGAGGGTTTATCTAGGGAAGAGTTAGGTCGTATGGTGGCTTCTCGTTGGACTGGGGAAAGTGTAACTGAGGTTAGTAAAGATGATAAGAAGGGGCATGAAGATCAGCAAGAAATACCAGAACCTGCAGAGGAAGCACTTGAAGATGAATTAGAAATTCCAGAACCTGCCGAAGAAAATTATGGTGGTTATCATTCAGAAGTTGAGGATGATAGGCGTAAATATGAAGATGAAGAGTTTTATCATGAGTCAGAAGATGAATATGTTGACGACCATGATGAGCATGTTGAGTCCTACAAATCTGATGATGACCAAAAAG ATTTAACTGAGCCAGGACATGCATCGTGGTTGGACAAAGTTCAGCAGACTGTAcaaaatgttttccaaaaattcAACTCTTTTAAGACCCCTGTAGATTTGTCAG AGGCTTCTCATGTTCGTAAGGAGTATGATGATGCTAGCTCAAAGCTTTCAAAAATTCAGTCTAAGATATCCAGTCTAGCTGAGAAGCTAAAACATGATTTTG GTAATGACAAGGAGTTCTATTCCTTTTATGATCAGTGTTTTGAGACCAAGGAAGGGAA GTATACTTACAAGGTCTGTGCATATAAGAAAGCATCACAGGCTGAAGGGCACAGTTCTACCAACCTGGG GCGGTGGGACAAATTTGAAGATTCGTACAGAGTGATGCACTTTTCAAGTGGAGACAAATGCTGGAATGGTCCTGACCGAAGCCTAAAG GTTAGGCTTAGATGTGGGCTGAGCAATGAGCTTAATGATGTAGATGAGCCTAGCAGATGCGA GTATGTGGCTGTATTGTCGACCCCTGCAGTTTGCGTAGAGGAGAAGCTGAAG GAGCTGCAAAACAAACTGGACGCCATGTCTTTGAAGCAGCCCGGGCATGACGAACTTTAA